From one Prochlorococcus marinus str. MIT 0912 genomic stretch:
- a CDS encoding SDR family oxidoreductase: protein MSTVLITGASRGIGRAAAKAFAYSGWDLLLLARSEDDLKTLVEEIDNKEVKVFYKSIDLSNPKNISKGIFELMNNGLIPSVLINNAGVAWTGDLLSMPLEKWEWIMQMNLTSIFQVCSEVVPLMRKKGGLVINVSSHASRNIFPQWGAYCVSKAALASFTKCLAEEERKNLIRACTLTLGSVNSSLWDSDTVGMQFDRDSMLSVDQVAFELLHLANQPIDQIIEDITLMPAAGAF from the coding sequence TTGTCAACAGTATTAATTACGGGTGCTTCTAGAGGAATTGGTAGAGCGGCTGCTAAAGCTTTTGCTTACTCTGGGTGGGATTTATTACTTTTAGCCAGGTCTGAAGATGATCTCAAAACATTAGTTGAAGAAATCGATAATAAAGAAGTTAAGGTCTTCTACAAATCTATTGACCTGAGTAATCCCAAAAATATTTCTAAGGGAATATTTGAATTAATGAATAATGGTCTGATTCCCTCAGTTTTGATAAACAATGCTGGGGTTGCTTGGACTGGAGACCTTTTATCCATGCCACTTGAAAAATGGGAATGGATCATGCAAATGAATCTCACCAGCATCTTTCAGGTTTGCTCTGAGGTGGTTCCTTTGATGAGAAAAAAAGGAGGATTAGTTATCAATGTTAGTAGTCATGCTTCTCGAAATATTTTTCCACAATGGGGAGCCTATTGTGTTTCTAAAGCAGCTTTAGCAAGTTTTACTAAATGCTTAGCAGAAGAAGAACGTAAGAATTTAATACGTGCATGCACACTTACACTTGGGTCGGTAAATTCATCTCTTTGGGATTCTGATACCGTCGGCATGCAATTTGACAGAGATTCGATGCTCTCAGTTGATCAAGTGGCATTTGAACTTTTACATCTTGCTAATCAGCCAATTGATCAAATTATCGAGGATATAACTCTTATGCCTGCTGCAGGAGCATTTTAA
- a CDS encoding phosphoribosylanthranilate isomerase: MIRKSLSKKSTAIKICGITNTSQAKSIAQFKINAIGVIGVKKSPRFVPEEECIKIFDEIEKVSSNIEKVYVIANAKLETVKSINNRSIPPSVIQLHGNESVDYCRELKNEFPTLKLWKAFRLKSINDLKVISQYENNIDAILLDAWDDKSLGGTGKRVPIELLVEKTFKVPWILAGGISAEIIPEIFSKLRPNGIDASSRLEISPGIKDLKKVESLVREIRAQN; the protein is encoded by the coding sequence ATGATCAGAAAATCTCTTTCTAAAAAATCAACAGCAATAAAAATTTGTGGAATAACTAACACTTCGCAAGCAAAATCCATAGCTCAATTCAAAATTAATGCTATTGGAGTTATTGGCGTAAAAAAGTCTCCTCGTTTTGTACCAGAAGAAGAGTGTATAAAAATTTTTGATGAAATAGAAAAAGTTTCTTCAAACATTGAGAAAGTATATGTTATTGCAAATGCAAAATTAGAAACGGTTAAGTCTATAAATAATAGATCAATTCCACCTTCAGTAATACAACTACATGGGAATGAATCAGTTGATTACTGTCGTGAATTAAAAAATGAATTTCCAACACTTAAATTATGGAAAGCCTTCAGATTAAAATCTATAAATGATTTAAAAGTTATAAGTCAATATGAGAATAATATTGATGCTATTCTCTTAGATGCATGGGATGATAAATCCCTTGGTGGTACTGGAAAAAGAGTACCAATAGAATTACTAGTTGAAAAAACTTTTAAAGTCCCTTGGATCTTAGCTGGTGGGATATCTGCAGAAATAATTCCTGAAATCTTTTCTAAACTTAGACCTAATGGAATTGATGCCTCTAGTCGACTGGAAATATCTCCAGGTATTAAAGATCTTAAGAAAGTTGAATCTCTTGTTCGCGAAATAAGAGCACAAAATTAA
- a CDS encoding site-2 protease family protein translates to MKIKGIPLRIHPSWFLIFLYFTLSAKDQFETLFDGQVSIWNGWLIGAFTSILLFLSVLLHELAHSFVAIGEGIKVKDITLFFLGGMANLEKECKTSKGSLKIAISGPIVSLLLAFLMILLSNKLLVSNIIISNLFKQVGRLNFLIGIFNLLPIIPLDGGVILKSLIWHLTGSKNKGIKAAIASARLISFLAIFIGIFSLLSGRFYIAACLFIIGLFIFTSSKSQSQIIQIQKILSELHVNQVCSRSYRVLEDDLPVKVLSKYNQSNNDKYSNEEWILLCREGRWVGYLTEKILKDIPVQNWDKKFLYEFSSPIDELPSISEKELLWKAIKKIENTIYSRLLVLSVSGLPIGTLDRVDIGKAVLKKIGLNLPDQLIKVARKENIYPLGLNLSDIARSMVPDDLEEY, encoded by the coding sequence ATGAAAATCAAAGGGATTCCTTTGAGAATCCATCCTAGTTGGTTTTTGATTTTCTTATATTTTACTTTGTCAGCAAAAGATCAGTTTGAGACTCTTTTTGATGGTCAAGTATCTATTTGGAATGGATGGCTTATAGGTGCTTTTACGTCAATTCTTTTATTTTTATCTGTTTTATTGCATGAATTGGCTCATTCTTTTGTGGCAATTGGAGAGGGTATAAAAGTTAAAGACATAACACTTTTTTTTCTTGGAGGAATGGCAAACCTTGAAAAGGAATGTAAGACATCAAAAGGAAGTTTGAAAATTGCAATTTCAGGACCAATTGTGAGTCTTTTATTAGCTTTCTTAATGATTTTATTAAGTAATAAATTATTAGTATCAAATATTATCATTTCTAATTTATTTAAGCAGGTTGGAAGGCTTAATTTTTTGATAGGAATATTTAACTTGCTTCCGATAATTCCTCTTGATGGTGGTGTTATATTAAAATCTCTAATATGGCACCTCACAGGGAGTAAAAATAAAGGGATTAAAGCTGCAATTGCTTCCGCGAGATTAATTTCTTTTCTTGCTATCTTTATCGGGATTTTTAGTTTACTTAGTGGCAGATTTTATATAGCAGCATGCTTATTTATTATCGGTTTATTTATCTTTACTTCATCTAAGTCACAGAGCCAAATTATTCAAATACAAAAGATATTATCTGAATTACATGTTAATCAAGTTTGTAGTCGTTCATATAGGGTTTTAGAAGATGATTTGCCTGTAAAAGTTTTATCTAAATATAATCAATCTAATAATGATAAATACTCTAATGAAGAATGGATACTTTTGTGCAGAGAAGGTAGATGGGTAGGTTATCTGACTGAAAAGATTTTGAAAGATATTCCTGTACAAAATTGGGATAAAAAGTTTCTTTATGAGTTTTCATCGCCAATAGATGAATTACCATCAATTAGTGAAAAAGAATTATTATGGAAAGCAATAAAAAAAATAGAAAATACAATATATTCAAGACTTCTTGTTCTTTCAGTTTCTGGTCTTCCTATTGGAACTTTGGATAGAGTAGATATAGGGAAAGCAGTACTTAAAAAAATTGGATTAAACCTTCCAGATCAATTAATAAAAGTTGCAAGAAAAGAGAATATATATCCATTAGGCTTGAATTTATCTGATATAGCAAGGTCGATGGTTCCTGATGATTTAGAAGAGTATTAA
- a CDS encoding lipoyl protein ligase domain-containing protein, giving the protein MNNLEEILYLNPLELSGPEQMAIDLFLLEKSFTDNNFNMAIRFYTWDGDWLSIGKNQKKLPKAWLKLLKDEELKIIRRPSGGKAVLHSRGLTYALIWKYPPRNKKESYSKITQWLKDGFKKAGVDLFLGNQPVDITNSNCFASSTLADLIDKDKNKHIGSAQYWKKGHLLQHGEILMEPSKYLWKKVFNADPPKIKNQVKEKDKIIFFLKESLIKIWPNLKLSNYKLDSKDMKKIKRLAIENPQIINHF; this is encoded by the coding sequence ATGAACAATCTAGAAGAAATTCTTTACTTAAACCCTCTTGAATTAAGTGGCCCAGAGCAAATGGCAATCGATCTCTTTCTTTTAGAGAAGTCTTTTACTGACAATAATTTTAATATGGCAATTCGTTTTTATACTTGGGATGGAGACTGGTTATCTATTGGGAAAAATCAAAAAAAACTTCCTAAAGCATGGCTTAAACTTTTAAAAGATGAAGAGTTAAAAATTATAAGAAGACCTAGTGGAGGGAAAGCTGTTCTTCATAGTAGAGGTCTTACTTATGCACTCATATGGAAATATCCGCCAAGGAACAAAAAAGAATCATATTCAAAGATAACTCAATGGCTAAAAGATGGTTTTAAAAAAGCTGGAGTAGATCTTTTTTTAGGAAATCAACCAGTGGACATAACAAATAGTAATTGTTTTGCATCTTCAACATTGGCTGACTTGATTGATAAAGATAAAAACAAGCATATTGGGAGTGCTCAATACTGGAAAAAAGGACATTTGCTTCAGCATGGGGAGATCTTAATGGAACCCTCAAAATATTTATGGAAAAAAGTTTTCAATGCTGATCCACCAAAGATAAAAAATCAAGTCAAAGAAAAAGATAAAATTATATTTTTTTTAAAAGAATCCTTAATTAAAATATGGCCCAATTTAAAGCTATCTAATTATAAATTAGATAGCAAGGATATGAAAAAAATAAAACGTCTAGCCATAGAAAATCCCCAAATAATAAATCATTTTTAA
- a CDS encoding protochlorophyllide reductase, with protein MALVQAAPGTVLITGTTSGVGLYATKSLVERGWRVITANRCSLRAEASASAVGLPINSPRQLKHMQIDLGDLESVRNGAKTLLQDLEQPLDALVCNAAVYLPRLKKPLRSPQGYEISMATNHFGHFLLIQLLLENLSKSSRPVWKGRSWGVESSRVVILGTVTANNKELGGKIPIPAPADLGNLSGFEEGFLEPISMASGKRFKPGKAYKDSKLCNMITTQELHRRFNSSPILFSSLYPGCVANTRLFRNTPKIFQWLFPWFQKLITGGFVSEALAGDRVAQVVSDPQFAISGVHWSWGNRQRKDRQQFSQELSDRVTDPITSRKVWDFSMQLVGLK; from the coding sequence ATGGCTCTAGTACAAGCGGCACCAGGAACTGTCTTAATTACTGGAACAACATCAGGAGTTGGGTTGTACGCAACAAAGTCTTTGGTAGAAAGGGGCTGGAGAGTTATTACTGCAAATAGATGTTCTCTTAGAGCCGAGGCTTCAGCCTCAGCTGTTGGTTTACCTATTAACAGCCCGAGACAGCTTAAACATATGCAAATTGATCTTGGCGACTTGGAAAGCGTACGCAATGGGGCTAAAACTCTTTTACAAGATTTGGAACAGCCATTGGATGCTTTGGTTTGTAATGCTGCTGTTTATCTTCCTCGTTTAAAAAAACCTTTGAGATCTCCTCAGGGATATGAAATATCAATGGCAACTAATCATTTTGGACATTTTTTACTAATTCAGTTGCTTTTGGAAAATCTTAGTAAGTCATCAAGACCAGTTTGGAAGGGAAGATCTTGGGGTGTGGAATCATCCAGAGTAGTTATTTTAGGAACTGTTACTGCTAACAATAAAGAACTTGGCGGTAAAATCCCAATCCCAGCTCCTGCTGATCTAGGAAATTTATCTGGATTTGAAGAAGGTTTTCTCGAACCAATATCAATGGCTAGTGGTAAACGTTTTAAACCAGGCAAAGCCTATAAAGACAGTAAGTTATGCAATATGATTACAACCCAAGAATTACACAGAAGATTCAATTCTTCTCCAATTCTTTTTAGCTCTCTATATCCTGGATGTGTAGCCAATACAAGATTATTTAGAAACACTCCTAAAATATTTCAGTGGCTATTCCCATGGTTTCAGAAATTAATAACGGGAGGTTTCGTAAGTGAAGCGCTTGCGGGTGATAGGGTGGCTCAAGTCGTATCAGACCCTCAATTCGCTATATCTGGTGTCCATTGGAGCTGGGGAAATAGACAACGAAAAGACAGACAACAATTTTCACAAGAATTGTCCGATCGAGTGACTGATCCAATTACTTCTAGAAAGGTTTGGGATTTTTCTATGCAACTAGTTGGTCTTAAATAA
- the bchL gene encoding ferredoxin:protochlorophyllide reductase (ATP-dependent) iron-sulfur ATP-binding protein — protein sequence MTSTLTRKEDGEGSVQVKQDPTAQIQEGALVIAVYGKGGIGKSTTSSNLSAAFSKLGKKVLQIGCDPKHDSTFTLTHKMVPTVIDILEEVDFHSEELRPEDFMFKGFNGVMCVESGGPPAGTGCGGYVTGQTVKLLKEHHLLEDTDVVIFDVLGDVVCGGFAAPLQHANYCLIVTANDFDSIFAMNRIVAAINAKAKNYKVRLGGVIANRSAELDQIEKFNERTGLKTMAHFRNVDAIRRSRLKKCTIFEMDAEEEGVVEVQNEYLSLAQKMIDNVEPLEAEPLKDREIFDLLGFD from the coding sequence ATGACTTCGACTTTGACTCGTAAGGAGGATGGTGAAGGTAGCGTTCAGGTAAAACAAGATCCAACAGCTCAGATCCAAGAAGGAGCACTTGTCATTGCTGTTTATGGAAAAGGAGGTATTGGTAAATCAACTACTTCCTCAAATTTATCAGCTGCATTTTCAAAACTTGGCAAGAAAGTTCTTCAAATTGGTTGTGATCCAAAGCATGACAGCACTTTCACCCTTACTCATAAGATGGTTCCTACTGTCATAGACATACTTGAGGAAGTCGATTTTCATAGTGAAGAACTAAGGCCTGAAGACTTTATGTTTAAAGGATTCAATGGTGTCATGTGCGTTGAGAGTGGTGGACCTCCAGCGGGAACAGGATGTGGTGGCTATGTCACAGGACAAACAGTCAAACTATTAAAAGAGCATCATCTTTTAGAAGATACTGATGTAGTTATATTTGATGTTCTTGGTGACGTTGTATGCGGTGGTTTCGCCGCTCCATTGCAACATGCAAATTATTGTCTAATTGTTACTGCAAACGATTTTGATTCTATTTTTGCAATGAACCGCATTGTCGCAGCAATAAATGCTAAAGCAAAAAATTACAAAGTTCGTCTAGGAGGTGTAATAGCAAACCGCTCTGCTGAATTAGATCAGATAGAAAAGTTCAATGAAAGAACAGGTCTTAAGACCATGGCTCATTTCCGTAACGTAGATGCTATACGCAGATCAAGACTGAAAAAGTGCACAATTTTCGAAATGGATGCAGAAGAAGAAGGCGTAGTGGAAGTTCAAAATGAATATCTTTCATTAGCCCAAAAAATGATAGATAACGTTGAACCATTAGAGGCTGAACCTTTAAAAGACCGTGAAATATTTGATCTACTTGGATTTGATTAA
- a CDS encoding ferredoxin:protochlorophyllide reductase (ATP-dependent) subunit N, with product MSGATLLKESGPKEVFCGLTSIVWLHRRMPDAFFLVVGSRTCAHLIQSAAGVMIFAEPRFGTAILEERDLAGLADAHDELNRVVKNLLARRPEIKTLFLVGSCPSEVIKIDLSRVAENLNIELKGQVTVLNYSGSGIETTFTQGEDGALKALIPLMPKSDQKKLLLVGTLANAVEDRLISIFNRLGIDKVESFPPRQSTELPSIGPETKVLLTQPYLTDTARELKNKGAEIIDAPFPLGVTGSTLWIQAAANSFGIDKSKVDSILNPLISRAKEALAPHVEKLSGKKLFLLPESQLEIPLARFLSNECGMEIVEIGTPYLNRDLMKAEIDLLPPDCRIVEGQHVEKQLDRVRDSSPDLVVCGMGLANPLEAEGISTKWSIEMVFSPIHGIDQASDLAELFSRPLRRHDILNPTKTLTSN from the coding sequence ATGAGCGGTGCAACGCTCCTTAAAGAATCTGGTCCAAAAGAAGTCTTTTGTGGGTTGACCTCTATTGTCTGGCTTCACAGGAGAATGCCTGATGCTTTCTTCCTTGTGGTGGGTTCCAGAACGTGTGCTCATTTAATTCAGAGTGCAGCAGGTGTAATGATTTTTGCTGAACCCCGTTTTGGAACGGCTATTTTAGAAGAAAGAGATCTAGCTGGATTAGCTGATGCTCATGACGAGTTAAACCGAGTAGTTAAAAATCTTTTAGCTAGACGTCCCGAAATTAAAACCCTTTTTCTTGTTGGTTCATGCCCAAGCGAAGTCATAAAAATAGATCTTTCAAGAGTTGCCGAAAATCTGAATATTGAACTTAAAGGTCAAGTAACCGTATTGAATTATTCGGGAAGTGGAATAGAAACAACTTTCACACAAGGCGAAGACGGAGCATTAAAGGCTTTGATTCCATTAATGCCTAAGAGTGATCAAAAGAAATTACTTTTAGTGGGAACGCTTGCTAACGCGGTGGAGGACAGGTTAATAAGTATTTTTAATCGGCTTGGAATAGATAAAGTAGAAAGTTTTCCACCTAGACAGTCAACTGAATTACCCTCAATTGGTCCTGAAACAAAAGTCCTTCTTACTCAGCCTTACTTAACGGATACGGCCAGAGAACTTAAAAATAAAGGTGCTGAAATAATTGATGCTCCTTTCCCTCTTGGTGTCACGGGAAGCACTTTATGGATTCAGGCCGCTGCGAATTCGTTTGGCATCGATAAATCCAAGGTTGATTCAATCTTAAATCCATTGATTTCAAGGGCAAAAGAAGCTTTGGCTCCTCATGTTGAGAAGCTTTCTGGTAAGAAACTGTTTCTTTTGCCCGAATCTCAATTAGAAATCCCTCTCGCCAGATTTCTAAGTAATGAGTGTGGAATGGAGATTGTTGAAATAGGAACGCCTTACTTAAATAGAGATTTAATGAAAGCAGAAATAGACTTGCTACCTCCTGATTGTCGTATCGTAGAAGGACAACATGTAGAGAAACAATTAGACAGAGTAAGAGATAGTTCGCCAGATCTAGTCGTTTGTGGAATGGGTTTAGCTAATCCACTTGAAGCAGAGGGAATATCAACTAAATGGTCAATTGAAATGGTTTTCAGCCCCATTCACGGGATTGATCAAGCTTCTGATCTAGCAGAATTGTTCTCAAGACCACTTCGAAGGCATGACATTTTAAACCCTACTAAAACTCTTACATCAAATTAA
- a CDS encoding ferredoxin:protochlorophyllide reductase (ATP-dependent) subunit B → MELTLWTYEGPPHIGAMRIATSMKKLHYVLHAPQGDTYADLLFTMIERRGSRPPVTYTTFQARDLGGDTAELVKGHIKEAVDRFKPETLLVGESCTAELIQDQPGSLAKGMGFDIPIVSLELPAYSKKENWGGSETFYQIVRTLLKDHSNESKDTWQEEKRRPRVNLLGPTLLGFRCRDDVLEIQKLLGQYGIDVNVVAPLGASPADIMRIPNADVNVCLYPEIAESTCIWLERNLNIPFTKTVPLGVGATQDFLKELHEVLEMEIPQSVNESNNSKLTWYSNSVDSNYLTGKRVFIFGDGTHALAAARIANEELGFKVVGLGTYSREMARKVRPAAKALGLEALITNDYLEVEDAIKETSPELVLGTQMERHSAKRLGIPCAVISTPMHVQDVPARYSPQMGWEGANVIFDDWVHPLMMGLEEHLIGMFKHDFEFVDGHQSHLGHLGGKGTENINQGVKTTISNDSTNTSSDPIWTHEGERELSKIPFFVRGKVRRNTENYARQAGCREINEETLYDAKAHYKA, encoded by the coding sequence ATGGAATTAACTCTCTGGACATACGAAGGACCTCCTCATATTGGTGCGATGAGAATAGCTACGTCTATGAAAAAATTACATTATGTTTTACATGCTCCTCAAGGAGATACTTACGCTGACCTTCTTTTCACGATGATTGAACGCCGTGGGAGCAGACCACCTGTAACTTATACGACTTTTCAAGCTAGAGATTTAGGTGGTGACACAGCAGAACTTGTAAAAGGACATATAAAAGAAGCCGTAGACAGATTTAAGCCAGAGACTCTTTTAGTTGGCGAAAGTTGTACTGCTGAATTAATTCAAGATCAGCCTGGATCACTAGCAAAAGGTATGGGGTTTGATATCCCAATTGTCAGCCTCGAATTACCTGCCTATAGCAAAAAGGAAAACTGGGGTGGATCTGAGACCTTTTATCAAATCGTAAGAACTTTACTCAAAGACCACTCTAATGAATCAAAGGATACGTGGCAGGAAGAAAAAAGAAGACCGAGAGTAAATCTACTTGGACCAACTTTGCTTGGCTTTAGATGTCGAGATGATGTTTTGGAAATACAAAAACTACTTGGTCAGTACGGGATAGATGTCAATGTTGTGGCACCCTTAGGAGCATCTCCTGCAGATATAATGCGAATCCCTAATGCTGATGTTAATGTTTGCCTTTATCCAGAAATAGCGGAATCAACTTGTATTTGGCTTGAAAGAAATTTAAATATTCCTTTTACAAAAACAGTTCCTCTTGGCGTCGGGGCTACTCAGGATTTTCTTAAAGAATTACACGAAGTTTTAGAGATGGAAATCCCTCAATCAGTAAATGAATCTAATAATTCCAAATTAACTTGGTACTCGAATTCAGTGGATTCGAATTACTTAACAGGAAAAAGAGTCTTTATCTTTGGGGACGGAACACACGCACTCGCTGCAGCAAGAATTGCTAATGAGGAACTTGGTTTTAAAGTTGTTGGTCTAGGAACTTATAGCCGTGAAATGGCTAGGAAAGTTCGTCCAGCCGCCAAGGCGCTTGGATTGGAGGCATTAATAACCAATGACTACTTGGAAGTAGAAGATGCGATAAAAGAAACATCTCCAGAACTAGTGCTTGGCACGCAAATGGAGAGACATAGCGCAAAAAGACTTGGTATTCCATGCGCTGTAATCAGCACCCCAATGCATGTGCAGGATGTACCTGCTCGATATAGCCCTCAAATGGGATGGGAGGGCGCAAATGTCATTTTTGATGACTGGGTACATCCATTAATGATGGGACTTGAGGAACATCTAATTGGCATGTTTAAGCATGACTTCGAATTTGTTGACGGTCATCAAAGTCATTTAGGCCATTTAGGTGGAAAAGGAACTGAAAATATTAATCAAGGAGTTAAAACTACAATTTCGAATGATTCAACAAATACAAGTTCAGATCCTATATGGACTCATGAAGGTGAAAGGGAGCTTTCTAAAATCCCATTTTTTGTAAGAGGTAAAGTAAGAAGAAATACAGAGAATTATGCCCGCCAAGCAGGATGCAGAGAAATTAATGAAGAAACTCTATATGACGCTAAGGCTCATTATAAAGCCTAA
- a CDS encoding BMC domain-containing protein, with protein MTRFATFKNNERRPGGSQRVTGAEVNEYLADDPKRVITTDSEKSLVARQASHVKQIELRTYVFLDSLQPQLAAYMGTASSGFLPIPGDACLWMEVSPGMAVHRVTDIALKASNVRLGQMIVERAFGSLALYHRDQSTVLHSGDVVLDAIGSTIDRRTDPQVTWTEVIRSITPDHAVLINRQNRRGSMIQSGMSMFILETEPAGYVLMAANEAEKASNITIVDVKGVGAFGRLTLAGKEGDVEEAAAAAMRSIDQINRS; from the coding sequence ATGACGAGATTCGCCACATTTAAAAATAATGAGAGGCGACCAGGAGGAAGTCAGAGAGTTACTGGTGCAGAGGTAAATGAATATCTTGCCGATGATCCAAAGAGAGTAATAACAACTGATTCTGAAAAATCGTTAGTTGCTCGTCAAGCAAGTCATGTAAAACAAATTGAATTAAGAACATATGTATTTCTAGATTCTTTGCAACCTCAACTTGCTGCTTATATGGGTACTGCAAGTTCAGGATTTTTACCCATACCCGGTGATGCTTGTCTTTGGATGGAGGTTTCTCCTGGAATGGCTGTGCATAGGGTTACAGATATCGCACTAAAAGCCAGCAACGTTCGATTAGGGCAAATGATCGTTGAAAGGGCATTTGGATCTCTTGCTCTTTATCACCGAGATCAAAGTACAGTATTGCATTCAGGCGATGTCGTTTTAGATGCCATAGGTAGCACAATTGATAGGAGAACGGATCCTCAAGTTACTTGGACTGAGGTTATTCGCTCTATTACTCCGGACCATGCTGTTTTGATCAATCGCCAAAATAGACGTGGCTCAATGATTCAATCTGGAATGAGTATGTTCATCCTTGAGACTGAACCAGCGGGATATGTTTTGATGGCTGCGAACGAAGCAGAGAAGGCATCAAACATCACAATCGTTGATGTGAAAGGAGTTGGTGCTTTTGGAAGACTGACTTTGGCTGGAAAAGAGGGAGATGTTGAAGAGGCTGCGGCTGCGGCGATGAGATCTATTGATCAAATAAATAGAAGTTAA
- a CDS encoding non-canonical purine NTP pyrophosphatase, with translation MKKPLITIASGNPKKVAEIEAMLGPLPIEVKKQPSSLDVEETGKTYLENAILKAKAAAALTNSWTIADDSGLEIDSLGNAPGIFSARLAETNEKKIEKILTALGDSPYRSAKVCSVMVLCSNSGEIIQNTIGICWGEILKEPAYPNGEFESLFFVRETNCTYGELNNAQLSKHGSRGKAARELAPYLLKAIGIKNN, from the coding sequence TTGAAAAAACCACTAATAACCATTGCTAGTGGTAATCCCAAGAAGGTTGCTGAGATAGAGGCAATGCTTGGGCCGCTACCAATTGAAGTTAAAAAACAACCTAGTTCTTTAGATGTTGAAGAAACCGGAAAAACATATCTGGAAAATGCCATATTGAAAGCAAAAGCAGCAGCGGCATTAACTAACAGTTGGACTATTGCAGATGATTCTGGACTTGAAATTGATTCTCTTGGTAATGCTCCCGGTATCTTTTCTGCACGACTTGCCGAAACAAATGAAAAAAAAATAGAAAAAATTCTAACTGCTCTCGGAGATAGTCCTTACAGAAGCGCAAAAGTTTGCAGCGTGATGGTTCTCTGCTCTAACAGTGGAGAGATAATCCAAAATACAATAGGAATTTGCTGGGGCGAAATTTTAAAAGAGCCTGCTTACCCCAATGGTGAATTTGAATCATTATTTTTTGTTCGTGAAACTAATTGCACTTATGGGGAATTAAATAATGCACAATTATCAAAACATGGAAGTAGAGGTAAAGCCGCTAGAGAATTAGCGCCTTACCTTTTGAAAGCTATAGGAATTAAAAATAATTAA
- a CDS encoding BMC domain-containing protein, with translation MASETMGIALGMIETRGLVPAIEAADAMTKAAEVRLIGREFVGGGYVTVLVRGETGAVNAAVRAGADACERVGDGLVAAHIIARPHREVEPALGNGNFLGQKD, from the coding sequence ATGGCTAGCGAAACAATGGGTATTGCTCTCGGCATGATCGAGACACGCGGATTAGTACCAGCTATTGAAGCTGCTGACGCTATGACCAAGGCAGCAGAAGTGCGCTTGATTGGTCGTGAGTTTGTTGGTGGTGGTTACGTAACAGTTTTGGTTCGCGGAGAAACTGGTGCTGTAAACGCAGCAGTTCGTGCAGGCGCAGACGCTTGTGAGCGTGTAGGTGACGGACTCGTTGCAGCTCACATCATTGCTCGTCCTCATCGTGAAGTTGAGCCAGCTCTGGGCAACGGTAACTTCTTAGGTCAGAAGGACTGA